Proteins co-encoded in one Fusarium fujikuroi IMI 58289 draft genome, chromosome FFUJ_chr06 genomic window:
- a CDS encoding related to alpha glucosidase II beta subunit, translating to MQHPNSLALLGAIYAFTLAAAGSVPRGVGPEFASHYQGDEFSCITNAAIKLSLDRVNDNTCDCPDGSDEPGTAACANLDPLSPEQPLAGSVSGTTNTTNALPGFWCENKGHIGMYVPFLYVNDGVCDYELCCDGSEEYAGVGGVKCENKCAEIGKEYRRLEDEKKKALQKAAMKRGAMVSEAKNLRQKVEKKVEDLKKEIAALEVKKEELAQKHRDAEQQDKGKVVREGPGSGKLGVLVGLAKTRVNELRDTLDRVVTQRDALKERVGELEELLTKFKTDYNPNFNDEGVKAAIRSFEDYSARRAESKEEVVNDEDVLSVLKEDGENSGVNWSEFEEGEGSDTDILYNFEAYLPPPVRAFIHNSLDNLRVWAITNGILADNSSPGKESTLVRTAREAVDAAKRDLSDKKSSLDVEQADLDFDYGPDDIFRALKDKCVTLEAGEYTYEQCWLGSTKQKSKKGHGQSNMGNFKRIDREMADEEDRIDGKSLGRGERMVLRYEDGQQCWNGPQRRTDVWLGCAETEELWRVSESEKCVYRMEIGTPAACDFSRWDVGSQPKKPRSRDEL from the exons ATGCAACACCCGAATTCTCTGGCGCTTCTGGGCGCCATTTACGCCTTTAccctggctgctgctggcagTGTGCCTAGAGGTGTTGGCCCAGAAT TTGCTTCTCACTACCAGGGCGATGAATTCTCCTGCATCACCAACGCAGCGATCAAATTGAGTCTTGACCGAGTCAACGATAACACGTGCGATTGCCCCGATGGCTCAGACGAACCAGGCACCGCTGCCTGCGCCAACCTCGATCCTCTCTCCCCCGAACAACCACTCGCCGGCTCCGTCTCCGGCACGACAAACACCACCAACGCCCTGCCCGGCTTCTGGTGTGAGAACAAGGGCCATATTGGCATGTACGTTCCATTCCTCTACGTAAACGACGGCGTGTGCGACTACGAGCTCTGCTGCGATGGGTCAGAAGAGTACGCTGGTGTAGGCGGTGTCAAGTGTGAGAACAAATGTGCCGAGATCGGAAAGGAGTATAGACGattggaggatgagaagaagaaggctttgcAGAAGGCTGCGATGAAGAGGGGTGCTATGGTCAGCGAGGCTAAGAACTTGCGACaaaaggttgagaagaaggtggAGGATCTTAAGAAGGAGATTGCGGCGCTGGAAGTCAAGAAAGAGGAACTCGCTCAGAAGCACCGCGACGCTGAACAGCAAGATAAGGGAAAGGTTGTCCGCGAGGGTCCTGGCAGCGGAAAGCTCGGtgttcttgttggtcttgcAAAGACACGCGTCAACGAGCTCAGGGATACGCTGGACAGGGTCGTTACCCAGCGtgatgccctcaaggagCGAGTCGGtgaacttgaggagcttTTGACAAAGTTCAAGACCGACTATAACCCCAACTTCAACGATGAGGGTGTCAAGGCGGCGATCCGGTCTTTTGAGGATTACTCGGCTCGTCGGGCGGAGAGCAAGGAGGAGGTTGTGAACGATGAGGATGTTTTGAGTGTTCTGAAGGAGGATGGGGAGAACAGTGGTGTTAACTGGAGTGAGTTCGAAGAGGGTGAGGGCAGTGATACTGATATAC TCTACAACTTTGAGGCATACCTCCCCCCTCCCGTCCGAGCCTTCATTCACAACTCTCTCGACAACCTCCGCGTCTGGGCCATCACCAACGGCATCCTCGCCGACAACTCATCCCCCGGGAAAGAATCCACCCTCGTCCGCACAGCCCGCGAAGCCGTCGACGCCGCCAAACGCGACCTCTCCGACAAGAAATCCAGTCTCGACGTCGAGCAAGCCgatcttgactttgactACGGACCTGACGATATCTTCCGCGCCCTCAAAGACAAGTGCGTCACCCTCGAGGCGGGCGAGTACACTTACGAGCAATGCTGGCTGGGCAGCACGAAGcaaaagtccaagaagggCCATGGCCAAAGCAACATGGGCAATTTCAAGCGCATTGATAGAGAGATggcggatgaagaggacaGGATCGATGGGAAGAGTCTTGGTAGGGGTGagaggatggtgttgaggtatGAGGATGGTCAGCAGTGCTGGAATGGTCCGCAGAGGAGAACGGATGTTTGGCTGGGATGTGCGGAGACGGAGGAGCTGTGGAGGGTCAGTGAGAGCGAGAAGTGTGTTTACAGGATGGAGATCGGTACGCCTGCTGCTTGTGATTTTTCGAGATGGGATGTAGGAAGCCAGCCTAAGAAGCCCAGATCTCGGGATGAGCTATAG
- a CDS encoding related to regulator protein Sip5: protein MGNSNTKESRPDGDPRQYAGPGDPSVREHLQNTNSRSNRRMSRAEINIFGIGPSSSRNREQPDVPFERRETKQEREARRLERERVARAKERERSMREEHVDGGYLVTLGTYTGTEDFSKPVVRQLQIERKLAPFWRGLNDWSSSWAEHQLVAAARGLPIPPADAPPDPELIPQHPPAENPSSSSQNLQNLTVPMGPRTLSAASDRSGSNTPSGLPSPSTPGASKSPFKPRAKALAAALSGGSRNASSTDLSPKEIVLPHDPFVNGQPMEVFLYKDAEECPICFLTYPPYLNRTRCCDQNICSECFVQIKRADPHLPEHHPNGEARDPNEGLNPDDPPEMLISEPSACPYCQQPEFGVTYEPPPFRRGLAFSSGPSHGTAMSSQTSLNSTLQTPPIPGRRRAHSLSANAPNVITTDRVRPDWAAKLASARNHQARRAAAATALHTAAFLMGGNEQRSILRPSRFGRRNTGNNDSNASPSPSGHGQTDGAQDDASEGPEPGARGSSRNGTGRRSRMDELEEMMFMEAVRLSLASEEERKRKEEKAIRKETKRREKEERKAAKKGGNPYSGSASGASASSLSLAGLGRRRGNSTASNLRVEATMSRASQASSTPDSPAEPKAKDDGPAGKGKGVDRGMSDNQTGPTSSSSSLPLPAGPSRGGSHLRQMSNASSVGSSVNDSPVGTYTGPDYLGGDLGPRSSGLSLGAYSDDGERDGGSAGSEPMFNFSSLAQMVGADLENGQMRRDEEGESHDTHGRPLSQVKEDEKEDAEAEHVEGVTAAKTEVVPSSLAAPAVMITPETPAPVDEAEHEAKQLGHSEFTTVTGRPATEQRHV from the exons ATGGGTAACTCCAACACAAAAGAGTCTCGTCCCGACGGCGATCCTCGTCAATATGCAGGTCCCGGCGATCCCTCAGTACGCGAGCATTTGCAAAACACCAACTCGAGATCGAACCGACGAATGAGCAGAGCCGAGATAAACATCTTTGGTATCGGTCCCAGTTCCTCCCGCAATCGTGAACAGCCAGATGTTCCTTTTGAGCGTCGCGAAACAAAGCAGGAGCGTGAGGCGAGGAGGTTAGAAAGGGAGCGCGTGGCTCGTGCGAAGGAACGGGAGAGGAGTATGCGCGAAGAGCACGTTGATGGAGGTTATCTGGTAACATTGGGCACCTACACTGGTACTGAGGACTTTAGCAAGCCTGTCGTGAGGCAGCTCCAG ATAGAGAGAAAGCTTGCGCCATTCTGGCGAGGCCTTAATGATTGGTCTTCGAGCTGGGCCGAGCATCAACTCGTCGCTGCTGCTCGTGGCCTTCCTATCCCCCCCGCCGATGCGCCTCCCGACCCAGAACTCATCCCGCAACATCCTCCTGCAGAAAAcccatcttcctcgagcCAGAACCTCCAGAACTTGACGGTGCCTATGGGACCTAGGACACTTTCTGCCGCATCAGATCGCAGTGGATCAAACACACCCTCCGGTCTCCCTTCCCCTTCGACACCCGGAGCGAGCAAGTCGCCCTTCAAGCCTCGAGCCAaggctcttgctgctgcCCTCAGCGGTGGTTCACGAAATGCATCTTCAACCGATTTATCACCCAAGGAGATCGTTCTCCCTCATGATCCCTTTGTCAACGGCCAACCCATGGAGGTTTTCCTGTACAAAGACGCTGAGGAGTGCCCTATCTGCTTCCTGACATATCCTCCTTACTTGAACCGCACCAGATGTTGTGATCAGAATATCTGCAGCGAATGCTTTGTTCAGATCAAGCGCGCTGATCCTCACCTTCCTGAGCATCACCCCAACGGTGAAGCTCGAGACCCCAACGAGGGTCTCAACCCGGACGATCCGCCTGAGATGCTTATCTCGGAGCCTTCGGCATGCCCCTACTGCCAACAGCCCGAATTCGGCGTCACATACGAGCCTCCTCCCTTCCGCCGGGGTCTTGCCTTCTCGAGCGGTCCATCCCATGGTACAGCCATGTCTTCGCAGACTTCACTAAACAGCACACTACAGACCCCTCCCATACCCGGCCGTCGACGCGCACATAGTTTGTCTGCGAACGCGCCGAATGTTATCACCACTGATCGCGTGCGTCCCGATTGGGCGGCGAAACTCGCATCAGCGAGAAACCACCAAGCACGAAGAGCTGCAGCGGCCACTGCCCTTCATACGGCTGCATTTCTCATGGGCGGAAACGAACAGAGATCGATTCTTCGCCCAAGTCGATTTGGCCGGAGGAACACTGGAAACAACGATTCAAATGCCAGTCCCAGCCCCAGCGGCCACGGTCAAACAGACGGTGCACAGGATGACGCGAGCGAGGGACCGGAACCTGGAGCTAGAGGATCTTCAAGGAACGGCACAGGACGAAGGAGTCGCATGGACGAACTTGAGGAGATGATGTTTATGGAGGCTGTTCGTCTTTCTCTagcttctgaagaagagcgcaAACGTAAGGAGGAAAAGGCTATTCGAAAGGAGActaagagaagagagaaggagGAACGTAAAGCCGCCAAGAAGGGTGGAAACCCATACAGCGGAAGTGCAAGTGGTGCGAGTGCTAGTAGCTTGTCACTCGCAGGATTGGGTCGAAGACGAGGCAACAGTACCGCCAGCAATCTCCGGGTAGAAGCTACAATGTCTAGGGCGTCACAAGCTTCGAGCACCCCGGATTCGCCAGCAGAACCGAAAGCCAAGGACGATGGGCCTGCTGGAAAAGGCAAGGGGGTAGATCGAGGCATGTCTGATAACCAGACTggaccaacatcatcatcgagtTCTCTGCCACTACCGGCTGGGCCTTCGCGTGGGGGATCACATCTTAGGCAGATGAGCAATGCCTCCTCAGTTGGGTCTTCAGTCAACGACAGCCCTGTTGGTACATACACAGGACCCGACTACCTGGGCGGCGACTTGGGTCCTCGGTCTAGTGGACTGAGCCTCGGTGCTTACAGCGACGACGGAGAACGCGATGGTGGAAGCGCCGGATCCGAGCCCATGTTCAACTTTAGCAGTCTCGCTCAAATGGTTGGCGCCGATCTCGAAAACGGCCAGATGCGCCGCGACGAGGAGGGAGAGTCTCACGATACCCATGGTCGGCCACTCTCGCAAgtgaaggaggatgagaaggaggacgcAGAGGCAGAGCACGTTGAGGGTGTGACAGCTGCCAAGACAGAAGTCGTCCCTAGTTCCCTTGCTGCCCCGGCTGTCATGATCACACCAGAAACTCCCGCGCCTGTGGACGAAGCAGAACATGAAGCTAAGCAACTCGGACATTCTGAATTTACAACGGTGACGGGTCGACCTGCTACAGAGCAGAGACACGTGTAG
- a CDS encoding related to PRLI-interacting factor K, producing MEEPAPLRWSSALPVISPSAIATKNLRGDKILLPQSALEQLLAAARSRPSMTTARSDPWSYSSSDADTAQQLPNPLIFRLVNPKNKNAVFAGIREFSASEGTLGLSPWLTEALGIQEDECVSPKEVIDLEQDTAQDNERMDVDGIQIKVEARQLPKGTYVRLRPLEAGYNPDDWKPLLERQLRENFTTLSKGSMLAVKGARGEEFKLLVDKVAPEGDGICVVDTDLEVDIEALDEEQARETLRRIMSAQRGTTDGSSTGGEIDVWKAVEGQVLEGEYVDYVLPSWNKSQPLAIELTTDEDEDTLDLFVTPKSSRQRALPRESVHVFGDFSPAVDGIKRIVISPTNVELEGAEQITISVHGYRHPDATEPPKTLQYSLRAKVDLQDAKDGANGLSNGAREQEHSPDEEQCSNCLQFVPKRTMVLHENFCRRNNIVCPKCKSVFKKGSAEWEAHWHCEKDSAFGNSAESKAKHDDIFHTERQCPNCEFLTNSMADLARHQTSVCPGKLILCRFCHLEVAQEGDPFNPSPEVVLSGLTAHELADGTRTTECHLCDKIVRLKDMETHLKHHELDKVSRLKPPICRNANCGRTMFGVGSRGQVRQTASTDQASNDIGLCSICFGPLYVSMHDPEGKALKRRIERRYLGQLMTGCGKSHCANPWCKTGRANAGLEAKPSSAREVLPLVKPLLGDVTNMDAPLWFCTDEGSQRGRKLAEMMAEEGVWDVEWCIAAAEAEKGSLERMRDWLQAWAPTK from the coding sequence ATGGAGGAGCCTGCACCCCTGCGCTGGTCGAGCGCATTACCTGTGATAAGTCCCTCTGCGATAGCGACCAAGAATCTTCGCGGCGACAAGATTCTTCTTCCACAATCTGCTCTTGAACAGCTTCTAGCTGCGGCGCGATCTCGACCGTCGATGACGACTGCCCGATCAGACCCATGGTCATACTCCTCGAGCGATGCCGATACCGCACAGCAACTACCGAATCCTTTAATATTCCGACTCGTTAATccgaagaacaagaatgCTGTATTTGCAGGCATCAGAGAGTTTTCAGCGTCGGAGGGAACTCTGGGGTTGAGCCCATGGTTGACAGAAGCCTTGGGTATTCAGGAAGATGAATGCGTGTCGCCGAAAGAGGTGATAGATCTGGAGCAAGACACAGCGCAGGACAACGAAAGAATGGACGTGGATGGCATTCAGATCAAGGTCGAGGCGCGACAACTTCCCAAGGGCACGTATGTTCGGCTCAGACCTCTAGAAGCAGGCTACAACCCCGATGACTGGAAACCACTGCTCGAGCGACAATTACGAGAGAACTTTACAACACTAAGCAAAGGCTCAATGCTGGCAGTGAAGGGTGCGCGCGGCGAGGAGTTCAAGTTGCTCGTGGATAAGGTCGCTCCCGAAGGAGACGGCATCTGCGTTGTGGACACGGATCTCGAAGTCGATATCGAAGCCTTGGACGAGGAGCAAGCGCGGGAAACATTACGACGAATCATGTCTGCGCAAAGAGGAACTACGGATGGAAGTTCTACGGGCGGAGAGATTGATGTCTGGAAGGCTGTTGAGGGGCAGGTTCTCGAGGGTGAATACGTGGATTACGTGCTTCCCTCGTGGAATAAATCACAGCCTCTTGCGATTGAACTTACTaccgacgaagacgaagatacGCTCGATTTATTTGTTACGCCGAAATCTTCGCGACAACGAGCGCTGCCACGAGAAAGTGTTCATGTTTTTGGGGACTTTTCACCGGCGGTTGATGGGATCAAGAGGATTGTGATAAGTCCTACGAATGTGGAATTGGAGGGAGCGGAGCAAATCACAATATCGGTGCATGGATACAGACATCCAGACGCCACAGAGCCTCCGAAGACATTGCAGTACTCACTACGAGCTAAGGTGGACTTACAAGACGCCAAGGACGGAGCGAATGGACTATCTAATGGGGCCAGGGAACAAGAACACTCTCCTGATGAGGAGCAGTGTAGTAACTGTTTACAATTCGTTCCGAAGCGGACGATGGTTCTACACGAAAACTTCTGTCGGCGGAACAACATCGTTTGCCCCAAGTGCAAATCTGTGTTTAAGAAGGGCTCTGCGGAGTGGGAAGCACATTGGCATTGTGAAAAGGACAGTGCTTTTGGGAATTCAGCAGAGAGCAAGGCGAAGCATGATGATATCTTCCACACGGAGCGACAATGCCCCAATTGCGAGTTCTTGACGAATTCGATGGCTGACCTGGCGAGGCATCAGACGAGCGTATGTCCTGGGAAGTTGATCCTCTGCCGGTTCTGCCATCTCGAGGTTGCCCAAGAAGGCGATCCCTTCAACCCCAGCCCAGAAGTCGTTCTGTCTGGGTTGACGGCTCATGAACTTGCAGATGGAACACGAACAACAGAGTGCCATCTTTGCGATAAGATTGTTCGTCTGAAAGATATGGAGACACATCTTAAGCACCACGAACTCGACAAAGTATCTCGTCTCAAGCCCCCAATCTGCCGCAACGCCAACTGCGGAAGAACAATGTTTGGCGTTGGATCAAGAGGCCAAGTCCGCCAAACCGCCTCCACCGACCAAGCCTCCAACGACATCGGCCTCTGCTCAATCTGCTTCGGCCCCCTGTACGTCAGCATGCACGACCCAGAAGGTAAAGCCCTCAAACGACGCATCGAGCGCCGCTATCTTGGCCAGCTCATGACAGGCTGCGGGAAGTCCCACTGCGCAAATCCATGGTGCAAAACCGGTCGCGCAAACGCAGGTCTTGAGGCGAAACCGTCCAGTGCGAGGGAGGTTCTCCCGCTGGTGAAGCCGCTGCTGGGCGATGTGACGAACATGGATGCGCCGCTGTGGTTCTGTACGGATGAGGGGAGTCAGAGGGGGAGGAAGCTGGCGGAGATGATGGCGGAGGAGGGGGTTTGGGATGTTGAGTGGTGCATTGCTGCggcagaggctgagaaggggagtttggagaggatgagggaTTGGTTGCAGGCTTGGGCGCCTACGAAGTAG
- a CDS encoding L-fucose dehydrogenase family protein, translating to MADERKPLSEVIPPLILGTATFNHQYHPDPTHMPYTDIVGRALAHNILGFDTSPYYGPSEILLGDALRKLTPPPPREDYFLITKAGRIAGGEFDYSPAWIRYSVCRSLERLGTQYLDLVYTHDVEFVSPEEVLAAVTELRRLRDQGLIRYVGISGYPVDTLASLAEMILRETGEPLDAVMSYSNFCVQNSQLGNKTLLDRFQAAGVDCVPNASMLGMGLLTTRGIDNSPMRAWHPAPEELRDLCAKLSSIAQDSGEHLEEVAIRWALENWARVGSRFGTKINPSDTGRLGVSVMGVSSVDELEETWALWTSVVGLVGDEEATQRKVKIESLVREKMWPALGKWKDYAWGSGGPDFVNARRVEDMGVVPRDETAVRWRLIPSTMDTPKI from the coding sequence ATGGCCGACGAAAGAAAACCTCTCTCAGAGGTCATCCCTCCCCTTATCCTCGGAACAGCAACGTTCAACCACCAGTACCATCCCGACCCAACTCACATGCCCTACACGGACATCGTAGGCCGCGCCCTCGCCCACAACATCCTCGGCTTCGATACATCTCCCTACTACGGCCCCTCCGAGATCCTCCTCGGCGATGCGCTGCGAAAATTAACGCCTCCCCCACCGCGGGAGGACTACTTCCTCATCACGAAAGCTGGGCGCATTGCTGGTGGTGAGTTTGACTACTCGCCCGCTTGGATCCGATATAGTGTTTGTCGCAGTCTTGAACGGCTGGGCACACAGTATCTTGATCTTGTGTATACACATGATGTGGAGTTTGTCTCGCCCGAGGAGGTCCTCGCTGCTGTTACAGAGCTGCGAAGGTTGAGGGATCAAGGTCTTATCCGCTATGTCGGAATCAGTGGATACCCCGTTGATACGCTTGCATCGCTGGCGGAGATGATCTTGCGCGAGACTGGAGAGCCGTTGGATGCTGTCATGTCGTACAGTAACTTCTGCGTCCAGAACAGCCAGCTCGGCAACAAGACATTGCTAGATCGCTTCCAAGCAGCAGGCGTAGACTGCGTGCCCAACGCCAGCATGCTCGGTATGGGGCTATTAACCACCCGCGGTATTGACAACAGCCCCATGCGCGCCTGGCACCCTGCCCCAGAAGAACTCCGCGACCTATGCGCCAAGCTCTCCAGCATCGCCCAAGACTCAGGCgagcatcttgaagaagttgctaTCCGGTGGGCGCTCGAGAACTGGGCGCGCGTGGGCTCGCGGTTTGGCACAAAAATAAATCCCAGCGACACAGGCCGTCTCGGCGTAAGCGTCATGGGGGTTTCCAGCGTAGACGAGCTCGAAGAAACATGGGCCCTGTGGACGAGCGTAGTAGGCCTCGTAGGCGACGAAGAAGCGACGCAGCGCAAGGTAAAGATTGAGAGTCTCGTGAGAGAAAAGATGTGGCCTGCGCTTGGGAAGTGGAAGGATTATGCGTGGGGGAGCGGCGGCCCTGACTTTGTTAATGCGAGACGGGTTGAGGATATGGGGGTCGTGCCGAGGGATGAGACGGCGGTGCGGTGGAGGTTGATACCCAGTACCATGGACACACCCAAGATTTAG
- a CDS encoding related to actin-like protein: protein MAGPRKPKPAASKGPSTTLVLDNGASTIKAGLVHSSTIPSEPRIIPNVIARDRTRKVYVASELEKCRDFGEIQFRRPVEKGFIVNWEAQKEIWDREIFEREEFEPKDARLILAEPPNGLPILQANCDQIVFEEYGFASYYRGIGSTFNAYHDVQNIFRTPQEAPTVANTPAEAVMVIDSGYSHTTITPVLRGQPLQSAIKRLDVGGKVLTNYLTRLISLRHFDMRNDTYIVNEMKELSCYVSADFKADLEKSWKGTRGERRPDYLSGGGIAKDYILPDFHTRFKGTIVDYDPARHSKARKLAAQSEEDALTLRNERFTVPEILFNPSDAGIRQPGLADLVYESLQELPIGLWPALLANIIVVGGNTHFDGFIQRLQKEVVQRVPDDCIVRVARPADPVTHTWFGGANLACHTNIERLAVTKAEYEEHGASWVAKKFAAGLRIFYQS from the exons ATGGCCGGGCCACGCAAACCCAAACCCGCAGCCTCAAAAGGCCCATCAACAACCCTCGTCCTCGACAACGGCGCCTCCACCATAAAAGCCGGCCTAGTTCACTCCTCCACGATCCCCTCCGAACCCCGAATCATCCCCAACGTGATCGCCCGCGACCGCACGCGCAAAGTCTACGTCGCATCCGAGCTGGAAAAGTGTCGCGATTTCGGTGAGATACAGTTCAGACGGCCTGTAGAGAAGGGCTTCATCGTCAATTGGGAGGCGCAGAAGGAGATCTGGGATAGGGAGATTTTCGAGAGGGAGGAGTTTGAGCCTAAGGATGCGAGGTTGATACTCGCTGAGCCGCCGAATGGGCTGCCGATTCTGCAGGCGAATTGCGATCAGATTGTTTTTGAGGAATATGGCTTTGCGAGTTATTATCGGGGGATAG GCTCGACGTTTAATGCATACCACGATGTGCAGAATATCTTTCGAACGCCGCAAGAGGCTCCTACGGTCGCTAATACCCCCGCCGAAGCCGTCATGGTCATCGATTCGGGATACTCACATACAACCATCACACCGGTCCTTCGCGGCCAACCGTTACAATCCGCCATCAAACGACTAGACGTTGGCGGCAAGGTTTTGACGAACTACCTCACACGATTGATCTCTCTGCGACATTTCGATATGCGCAATGACACATACATCGTCAACGAGATGAAAGAACTATCGTGCTACGTCTCAGCCGACTTCAAAGCCGATCTTGAAAAGTCCTGGAAGGGAACGAGAGGCGAACGCCGACCAGATTATCTGTCCGGCGGCGGTATTGCCAAGGATTACATCCTTCCTGATTTCCACACCCGCTTCAAAGGAACTATCGTCGACTACGATCCCGCACGGCACTCCAAAGCCCGAAAACTGGCAGCCCAATCCGAAGAAGATGCCCTCACCCTCCGCAACGAGCGCTTCACCGTCCCCGAAATCCTCTTCAACCCTTCCGACGCTGGAATCCGCCAACCCGGTCTCGCAGACCTCGTGTACGAATCCCTACAAGAACTGCCCATTGGACTCTGGCCTGCTCTGCTAGCCAACATTATCGTTGTTGGTGGGAACACACATTTTGACGGGTTTATTCAGAGGCTGCAGAAGGAGGTTGTGCAGAGGGTGCCGGATGATTGTATCGTGAGGGTTGCGAGGCCTGCGGATCCGGTGACGCATACTTGGTTTGGGGGTGCGAATCTGGCGTGTCATACGAATATTGAGAGGTTGGCTGTTACGAAGGCGGAGTATGAGGAGCATGGTGCTTCGTGGGTTGCGAAGAAGTTTGCTGCTGGGTTGAGGATCTTCTATCAGAGTTGA
- a CDS encoding related to quinone oxidoreductase, whose product MAEMQAWQVAHPGPMEKVFRLTTIPKPTSLKPGQILVKVSRAALNPADYKVCELGIASRLITSFPKIPGMDLSGRVVSVAEDVTDAKEGDFVLARASPMKAWGSLAEYTVCDREGYTVIPETLDLDQAAGVGTAGLTAYQTIAPYAKSGDKVFINGGSGGVGLWGIQIAKALGCAVTVSCSTGKADLCRSLGADDIIDYKTSDVIAELKKRGQVFSHCVDNVGDAPPNLYASSNGFLLPGSSFVFVGGHVSAKSVLSLTTNLVRPSFLGGVKAKFVTYATANKKKDLDQLRDWLVEGKVKTVIDSTFGFKEADKAFEHLKRGSSGGKVMIHVE is encoded by the coding sequence ATGGCCGAAATGCAAGCGTGGCAAGTCGCCCACCCAGGCCCAATGGAAAAAGTCTTCCGCCTCACCACAATCCCCAAACCAACATCCCTCAAGCCCGGCCAGATCCTCGTCAAAGTCTCCCGCGCAGCCCTCAACCCCGCCGACTACAAAGTCTGCGAGCTCGGCATCGCATCGCGCCTCATAACCTCCTTCCCCAAGATTCCAGGCATGGACCTCAGCGGTCGCGTAGTCTCCGTCGCAGAAGACGTGACCGATGCGAAAGAAGGGGACTTTGTTCTAGCTAGAGCGTCGCCGATGAAGGCTTGGGGCTCGCTGGCCGAGTATACGGTCTGCGATAGGGAGGGGTATACCGTTATCCCGGAGACCTTGGATCTAGACCAGGCTGCTGGTGTGGGCACCGCGGGCTTGACGGCGTATCAGACCATCGCGCCGTACGCCAAGAGTGGTGACAAGGTGTTTATAAATGGTGGTTCAGGCGGTGTTGGACTCTGGGGTATTCAGATCGCCAAGGCGTTGGGATGCGCCGTCACAGTGTCGTGCTCAACTGGAAAAGCAGATCTGTGCCGAAGCTTGGGAGCGGATGATATCATCGACTACAAGACGAGCGATGTCATCgccgagctcaagaagcgcgGTCAAGTCTTCAGCCACTGCGTCGACAACGTCGGCGATGCACCGCCCAACCTGTACGCTTCATCAAATGGCTTCCTCCTCCCCGGCAGCAGTTTCGTCTTCGTGGGCGGTCACGTCTCAGCCAAGAGTGTCCTCAGCCTAACGACAAACCTGGTACGACCGTCATTTCTGGGCGGTGTAAAGGCAAAGTTTGTTACGTATGCTACCGCgaataagaagaaggatctgGATCAGTTGAGGGATTGGCTGGTGGAGGGCAAAGTCAAGACTGTGATTGATTCGACGTTTGGGTTCAAGGAGGCGGATAAGGCTTTTGAGCATTTGAAGAGGGGGTCAAGTGGTGGTAAGGTTATGATTCATGTTGAGTAA